The following proteins are co-located in the Labrys monachus genome:
- a CDS encoding heme-degrading domain-containing protein, whose translation MSDTISLDGLLDQERRLVFPVFDNGTAVDLGLFGLAIARERALPIVLDITRNRQQLFHAALPGTSPDNDQWVARKTAVVYRFGHSSFYMGVSTPEGGPAFHERYMLDPKEYAAYGGSFPIVVDGTGPVGTMTVSGLPQQADHELVVELIGLFLGQRFGRTSEPG comes from the coding sequence ATGTCCGACACGATCTCCCTCGACGGGCTTCTCGACCAGGAACGAAGGCTGGTCTTTCCCGTCTTCGACAACGGCACGGCCGTCGATCTCGGCCTGTTCGGCCTCGCCATCGCCCGCGAACGCGCCCTGCCGATCGTCCTCGACATCACGCGCAACCGGCAGCAGCTCTTTCACGCCGCCTTGCCCGGCACCTCGCCGGACAACGACCAGTGGGTCGCGCGCAAGACCGCCGTCGTCTACCGTTTCGGGCATTCGTCCTTCTACATGGGCGTGTCCACCCCCGAGGGCGGGCCGGCCTTCCACGAGCGTTACATGCTCGATCCCAAGGAATATGCCGCCTATGGCGGCAGCTTCCCGATCGTCGTCGACGGCACGGGACCGGTGGGCACGATGACGGTGTCCGGCCTGCCCCAGCAGGCCGATCACGAACTGGTGGTGGAACTCATCGGCCTCTTCCTCGGGCAACGCTTCGGCAGGACGTCCGAGCCGGGCTGA
- a CDS encoding TetR/AcrR family transcriptional regulator: MAVIRKATPVRIRDAEATQKRILAAAKKEFAKNGLGGARVDIIAEQAKSNKRMIYHYFESKEALFQRVLEDAYVDIRTAETKLELDHLDPKTALETLVRFTWNYYLAHPEFLTLVNSENLHKAKHLKKSQVIQAVSRPFVNMAEKLLARGVADRIFREGIDATQLNITIAAIGYYYLTNRFTGSIIFERDLMAPDALQQRLDFNIETVTRLVCIQNDGRD; encoded by the coding sequence ATGGCAGTCATCCGCAAGGCGACGCCCGTCCGCATCAGGGACGCCGAGGCCACGCAGAAGCGCATCCTGGCCGCGGCCAAGAAGGAATTCGCCAAGAACGGATTGGGCGGCGCCCGCGTCGACATCATCGCCGAGCAGGCCAAGTCCAACAAGCGGATGATCTATCATTACTTCGAGAGCAAGGAGGCGCTGTTCCAGCGCGTGCTGGAAGACGCCTATGTCGACATCCGCACGGCGGAGACCAAGCTCGAGCTCGACCATCTCGATCCGAAGACGGCGCTCGAGACGCTGGTGCGCTTCACCTGGAACTACTACCTCGCCCATCCGGAGTTCCTCACCCTCGTCAACAGCGAGAACCTCCACAAAGCCAAGCACCTGAAGAAATCGCAGGTCATCCAGGCCGTCAGCCGGCCCTTCGTCAACATGGCCGAGAAGCTCCTGGCCCGGGGCGTGGCCGACCGCATCTTCCGGGAGGGCATCGACGCGACCCAGCTCAACATTACCATCGCGGCGATCGGATATTACTACCTCACCAACCGCTTCACCGGCTCGATCATCTTCGAGCGCGACCTCATGGCCCCCGACGCGCTGCAGCAGCGGCTCGACTTCAACATCGAGACCGTCACGCGGCTGGTCTGCATCCAGAACGACGGCCGGGACTGA
- a CDS encoding sugar ABC transporter substrate-binding protein, which produces MSFIKNFIEQETLNRRNFLLASALGLGGAAAASLARPSIARASIADPTIAWSYRDRTNPYWNAIASGGEAFVESLGKPKSALVQLINEGSSEKSLSDVKALLGKTDGRLALAIDANDSPNGRPVVEAVAAKGAYVSTIWNKTDDLHPWDFGDNYVSHMTWSDVGPSEQTATILFKAMGGKGAIVGLGGIASNNPAIERRHGLDNALKNYPDIKLLDYQAADWDTQKANAIMASYLTRFGDQITGVFCANDTMAYGVIEALRAEGLAGQIPIVAYDGNAQAVDLVLAGDLLATVSTNPYWGGGVTAALAYYAAIGAFKPSQEPREHREFYGPTILITKAEAEDFKKKYIQSTPSYNWKDFWGPSKGQIMY; this is translated from the coding sequence ATGTCGTTCATCAAGAATTTCATCGAGCAGGAAACGCTCAACCGCAGGAATTTCCTGCTCGCATCGGCGCTCGGCCTCGGCGGCGCCGCCGCCGCATCCCTGGCGCGGCCCTCGATCGCGCGGGCGTCCATCGCCGATCCGACGATCGCCTGGAGCTATCGCGACCGCACCAATCCCTATTGGAACGCCATCGCCTCCGGTGGCGAGGCGTTCGTGGAAAGCCTGGGCAAGCCCAAGAGCGCGCTGGTGCAGCTCATCAACGAGGGCAGCAGCGAGAAATCGCTGTCCGACGTGAAGGCTCTCCTCGGCAAGACGGACGGCAGGCTGGCCCTGGCGATCGATGCCAACGATTCCCCCAACGGCCGTCCGGTCGTCGAGGCGGTGGCGGCCAAGGGCGCCTATGTCTCCACCATCTGGAACAAGACCGACGACCTCCACCCCTGGGATTTCGGCGACAACTACGTCTCGCACATGACGTGGTCGGATGTCGGCCCGTCCGAGCAGACCGCGACCATCCTGTTCAAGGCCATGGGCGGCAAGGGCGCCATCGTCGGCCTCGGCGGCATCGCCTCCAACAATCCGGCCATCGAACGCCGCCACGGCCTGGACAATGCCCTCAAGAACTATCCGGACATCAAGCTGCTCGACTACCAGGCCGCCGACTGGGATACCCAGAAGGCCAACGCCATCATGGCGAGCTATCTCACCCGCTTCGGCGACCAGATCACCGGCGTGTTCTGCGCCAACGACACCATGGCCTATGGCGTGATCGAGGCCCTTCGCGCCGAAGGCCTCGCCGGCCAGATCCCGATCGTCGCCTATGACGGCAACGCCCAGGCGGTGGACCTCGTCCTGGCCGGAGACCTGCTCGCGACGGTCTCCACCAATCCCTATTGGGGCGGCGGCGTGACCGCGGCGCTCGCCTATTATGCGGCGATCGGCGCGTTCAAGCCCTCCCAGGAGCCCCGCGAGCATCGCGAATTCTACGGCCCGACCATCCTGATCACCAAAGCCGAGGCCGAGGATTTCAAGAAGAAGTACATCCAGTCGACGCCTTCCTACAATTGGAAGGACTTCTGGGGGCCGTCCAAGGGCCAGATCATGTACTGA
- a CDS encoding ABC transporter permease, with the protein MSKLSGRADLQKWAPLLVLVALVVFFAVLNPNFLSVRNFARISISATAPLMVALGVTFVIIMGSIDLSMEGAVAVCAVVFAWVFLALGGSLAGPGWLAVPLCLLVGAVYGAVNGAVHVGLRIPSFMASLSMGFVGIGLSLLMTGGDRIRVEDPTFRALLTERYFGFPLMVHVALLVLLVAWFIQSQTAIGRNFYAVGGGEELAHASGLDVRRVRIAGFTIAGVFYAFGALFAVAQIGIAETATGNNFMFASITSVVVGGTALWGGSGGVWNTLIGVLIVNVINNGMVVMGLPRYIQDGVLGLLVIIAVVLSTDRRSLSLVK; encoded by the coding sequence GTGTCGAAATTGTCGGGCCGCGCGGATCTGCAGAAATGGGCGCCACTTCTGGTCTTGGTGGCGCTGGTGGTGTTCTTTGCGGTCCTCAATCCGAACTTCCTGTCGGTGCGGAACTTCGCCCGCATCTCGATCTCCGCCACGGCGCCGCTGATGGTGGCGCTCGGCGTGACGTTCGTGATCATCATGGGATCGATCGACCTGTCGATGGAAGGGGCGGTGGCGGTCTGCGCCGTGGTCTTCGCCTGGGTGTTCCTGGCGCTGGGCGGCTCGCTCGCCGGTCCCGGCTGGCTCGCCGTGCCGCTCTGCCTCCTGGTCGGCGCCGTCTACGGCGCGGTGAACGGCGCGGTGCATGTGGGTCTGCGCATCCCCTCCTTCATGGCGAGCCTGAGCATGGGATTCGTCGGCATCGGCCTGTCGCTGCTGATGACGGGCGGTGACCGCATCCGGGTCGAGGATCCGACCTTCCGCGCCTTGCTGACGGAGCGCTATTTCGGCTTTCCGCTCATGGTCCACGTTGCCCTTCTCGTCCTGCTCGTCGCCTGGTTCATCCAGAGCCAGACCGCGATCGGACGCAATTTCTACGCCGTCGGCGGCGGGGAGGAGCTCGCGCACGCCTCCGGCCTCGATGTGCGCCGCGTCCGCATCGCCGGCTTCACCATCGCCGGGGTGTTCTACGCCTTCGGCGCGCTGTTCGCCGTGGCCCAGATCGGCATCGCCGAGACGGCGACCGGCAACAATTTCATGTTCGCCTCGATCACCTCGGTCGTCGTCGGCGGAACGGCGCTGTGGGGCGGCAGCGGCGGCGTCTGGAACACGCTGATCGGCGTGCTGATCGTCAACGTCATCAACAACGGCATGGTGGTCATGGGCCTGCCCCGCTACATCCAGGACGGGGTGCTGGGGCTGCTGGTCATCATCGCCGTGGTGCTGTCGACCGATCGCCGGTCCCTGAGCCTGGTGAAGTGA
- a CDS encoding sugar ABC transporter ATP-binding protein produces the protein MFELRNVDKTFPNVRALKGIDFRIERGEIVGLVGENGAGKSTLMKVIYGAYQHNGGDVLIDGKPVRFDNPRQAMDMGIGMVFQEQSLIGNLTVMENIFLGFERQFVRFGVMNWRRMAAAARFQLAKVKLDIDPRTVTARLSFSQRQLVELAKVLTLEERVKGDLVILLDEPTSVLAKEEVQLLFGLVRELRSRAAFIFVSHRLDEILELTDRIYVMKDGEVVDHVLSAQASAESIQRKMVGRDINKQYYREEKQKPYQARVLAGLERASLPGEYSDISFELHAGEVLALVGTEGSGREAILRTLFGLQRPREGSLVLKQKRMAASNPRRSVASGVGYIPRERKIEGIVAGMNVYENITLPQLQGYSRSGFLKVARERATARDWIRRLSIKASSELADCGNLSGGNQQKVVLAKWRSAGSDIILLDHPTRGLDIGAKEDVYEMVRAMNEDGVGIILIADTLEEAIGLSHTILVIKDGAIQKRFDCSSGEKPTLFDLVHHMI, from the coding sequence ATGTTCGAACTGAGAAACGTTGACAAGACCTTCCCGAACGTGCGGGCCCTCAAGGGCATCGACTTCCGCATCGAGCGCGGCGAGATCGTCGGCCTGGTCGGCGAGAACGGCGCCGGCAAATCCACCCTGATGAAGGTGATCTACGGCGCCTACCAGCACAATGGCGGCGACGTCCTCATCGACGGCAAGCCGGTGCGCTTCGACAATCCGCGGCAGGCGATGGACATGGGCATCGGCATGGTGTTCCAGGAGCAGTCGCTCATCGGCAACCTGACCGTGATGGAGAACATCTTCCTCGGCTTCGAGCGGCAGTTCGTCCGGTTCGGGGTGATGAACTGGAGGAGGATGGCCGCCGCGGCCCGCTTCCAGCTTGCCAAGGTCAAGCTCGACATCGACCCGCGGACGGTCACCGCCCGGCTCTCCTTCTCGCAGCGCCAGCTGGTCGAACTCGCCAAGGTCCTCACCTTGGAGGAGAGGGTGAAGGGCGATCTCGTCATCCTGCTCGACGAGCCGACCTCGGTGCTCGCCAAGGAGGAGGTGCAACTGCTGTTCGGCCTGGTGCGGGAACTGCGCAGCCGCGCCGCCTTCATCTTCGTCTCCCACCGGCTGGACGAGATCCTCGAGCTGACCGACCGCATCTATGTGATGAAGGACGGAGAGGTCGTCGATCACGTGCTCTCGGCGCAGGCGAGCGCCGAGAGCATCCAGCGCAAGATGGTCGGGCGCGACATCAACAAGCAGTATTACCGCGAGGAGAAGCAGAAGCCCTACCAGGCAAGGGTTCTGGCCGGGCTCGAACGGGCATCCCTGCCGGGCGAATATTCCGACATCTCCTTCGAGCTCCATGCCGGCGAGGTGCTGGCGCTGGTCGGTACCGAAGGCTCGGGGCGGGAGGCCATCCTGCGCACCCTCTTCGGCCTGCAGAGGCCGCGGGAAGGCTCGCTCGTGCTCAAGCAGAAGCGGATGGCGGCCTCCAATCCGCGCCGGTCGGTCGCCAGCGGCGTCGGCTACATCCCCCGCGAAAGGAAGATCGAGGGCATCGTCGCCGGCATGAACGTCTACGAAAACATCACGCTCCCCCAATTGCAGGGATACAGCCGGTCCGGCTTTCTGAAGGTCGCCAGGGAACGGGCGACGGCGCGCGACTGGATCCGGCGCCTGTCGATCAAGGCCTCCTCGGAACTCGCCGATTGCGGCAACCTGTCGGGCGGCAACCAGCAGAAGGTGGTGCTCGCCAAATGGCGCAGCGCCGGCTCGGACATCATCCTGCTCGACCATCCGACCCGCGGCCTCGACATCGGCGCCAAGGAGGACGTCTACGAGATGGTGAGGGCGATGAACGAGGACGGCGTCGGCATCATCCTGATCGCCGATACGCTCGAGGAGGCGATCGGGCTGTCCCATACCATCCTCGTCATCAAGGATGGCGCGATCCAGAAGCGCTTCGACTGCAGTTCGGGCGAAAAGCCGACGCTTTTCGATCTTGTTCACCACATGATCTGA
- a CDS encoding ABC transporter permease — MNTHKFRRHYPWITLLALVVLVGLAAPNFLRPENLVEIAGDVSTLFIMALGITFVIYIGSIDLSAQSIANMTTVLATLLLARFGVFAAVICIAVGALFGVVSGYVSTSLKVPSFIATLAVGGVALSVGQYVSGQRALYMDAALREQAFGWMTGTLGGVPREMIIAAVLLIAALVVERRTVLGRALKAIGAGEPAAIASGLRVDRYKKIAFAISGGLAAVAGLMFAVKLSGGSPVIANGFLLPAVVAVLVGGTPLTGGVGGVLNTFIGTLIVAVVRASMLYLNIPATSQQIVFGLVLIVAIALTIDRSKVRVVK; from the coding sequence ATGAACACCCACAAATTCAGGCGGCATTATCCCTGGATCACGCTCCTGGCGCTGGTCGTGCTGGTCGGCCTCGCCGCGCCGAACTTCCTCAGGCCGGAGAACCTCGTCGAGATCGCCGGCGACGTCTCCACCCTGTTCATCATGGCGCTCGGCATCACCTTCGTCATCTATATCGGCAGCATCGACCTGTCGGCGCAGTCGATCGCCAACATGACGACGGTGCTGGCCACCCTGCTGCTGGCGCGTTTCGGCGTCTTCGCCGCCGTGATCTGCATCGCGGTCGGCGCTCTCTTCGGCGTCGTGTCGGGCTATGTCTCCACCAGCCTCAAGGTACCCTCCTTCATCGCCACCCTCGCCGTCGGCGGCGTGGCGCTGTCGGTCGGCCAGTATGTCTCGGGGCAGCGGGCGCTCTATATGGACGCGGCGCTGCGCGAGCAGGCCTTTGGATGGATGACGGGGACGCTGGGCGGCGTGCCGCGCGAGATGATCATCGCCGCCGTCCTGCTGATCGCCGCCCTCGTCGTCGAAAGGCGGACCGTGCTCGGCCGGGCTCTCAAGGCGATTGGGGCGGGCGAGCCGGCGGCGATCGCCTCCGGCCTGCGCGTCGACCGCTACAAGAAGATCGCCTTCGCGATCTCGGGCGGGCTGGCCGCCGTCGCCGGCCTGATGTTCGCCGTCAAACTGTCGGGCGGGTCTCCCGTCATTGCCAACGGCTTCCTGCTGCCGGCGGTGGTCGCCGTTCTGGTGGGCGGAACGCCGCTGACGGGCGGGGTCGGCGGCGTGCTCAACACTTTCATCGGCACGCTGATCGTCGCCGTGGTGCGGGCGAGCATGCTCTACCTCAACATACCCGCGACGTCGCAGCAGATCGTGTTCGGCCTCGTGCTGATCGTCGCGATCGCGCTCACCATCGACCGAAGCAAGGTCCGGGTCGTCAAGTAA
- a CDS encoding zinc-dependent alcohol dehydrogenase, with the protein MNAMMQAALLVEPGRFEVRDVAVPALGPDDVLVRVERCGICGTDIHMFRGHYAADRLPIIPGHEFSGTLARLGAGVRHLREGQRVVCDINVGCGSCYYCRRNEVLNCPQMEQIGIGRDGAFADYVAVPARLVIPAPDDAGFDLLALVEPVACVVRAAAKAGTRFGQSVAILGAGPIGNLHVQMMRLVGAVPIMVVEPSAERAALALEAGADVAVTDISEARAIVHRHTGGRGADVVIESVGLASSYRLAFDLIRPGGHVAAFGIAGAGESVPLPLLDTVLRENSVKGSVAGMGQDMHDALALLVHGRFRTEAFRARVYPLARIGQAFGDLPRHPGALKVQIAMGPPG; encoded by the coding sequence ATGAACGCCATGATGCAGGCGGCGCTCCTGGTGGAGCCCGGCCGATTCGAAGTCCGCGACGTTGCCGTTCCCGCTCTCGGGCCGGACGACGTCCTCGTCAGGGTCGAGCGCTGCGGCATCTGCGGCACCGACATCCACATGTTCCGGGGCCATTATGCGGCCGACAGGCTGCCGATCATTCCCGGCCACGAATTTTCGGGAACGCTGGCGCGGCTCGGCGCCGGCGTGCGGCATCTCAGGGAAGGCCAGCGCGTCGTCTGCGACATCAATGTGGGCTGCGGCAGCTGCTATTATTGCCGGCGCAACGAGGTCCTCAACTGCCCGCAGATGGAGCAGATCGGCATCGGGCGCGACGGCGCCTTCGCCGACTATGTCGCGGTTCCCGCCAGGCTGGTCATTCCCGCGCCCGACGATGCCGGCTTCGATCTCCTCGCTCTGGTCGAGCCCGTCGCCTGCGTCGTGCGGGCCGCGGCCAAGGCCGGCACGCGGTTCGGGCAGTCGGTCGCCATTCTCGGCGCCGGGCCGATCGGCAATCTCCACGTCCAGATGATGCGCCTCGTCGGCGCCGTCCCGATCATGGTCGTCGAACCTTCGGCGGAGCGGGCCGCTCTGGCGCTGGAGGCGGGCGCCGACGTCGCCGTCACCGACATTTCCGAGGCCCGTGCGATCGTGCACCGGCATACCGGGGGCCGGGGCGCCGACGTCGTGATCGAAAGCGTGGGGCTGGCGTCTTCCTACCGGCTCGCCTTCGACCTCATCCGTCCGGGCGGCCATGTCGCCGCCTTCGGCATCGCCGGCGCCGGGGAGAGCGTGCCGCTGCCTCTCCTCGACACCGTGCTCAGGGAGAATTCCGTCAAGGGCTCCGTCGCCGGCATGGGCCAGGACATGCACGACGCGCTGGCCCTGCTCGTGCACGGGCGGTTCAGGACCGAGGCGTTCCGCGCGAGGGTATACCCGCTCGCGCGCATCGGCCAAGCCTTCGGCGATCTTCCGCGCCATCCCGGCGCCCTCAAGGTCCAGATCGCGATGGGTCCCCCCGGATGA
- a CDS encoding aldehyde dehydrogenase family protein: protein MDQSNALHTLPAQPRDFGFFIDGRWEEAGPRAIFERTSPAHDRVVTRITRCTREDVDRAVGVARAAFEDGRWSRLSGAERAAVLLRAAAGIRGRLHELALLETLETGKPIGQSLGEVEGGAGIYEYAAGAARALHGDAFNNLGDRMFGLVTREPIGVVGLITPWNFPFFILSERVPFILAAGCTIVAKPSEVTSATTLLMAEILAEAGLPDGVFNVVTGSGAEIGQALTEHPDIDMVSFTGSTAVGRKALLASAGNFKKLGLELGGKNPQIVFADANLEDAADGVVFGLCFNAGQCCVSGSRLVVEKSVAAQFEALVADRIARLRIGDPLDPRTQMGAIVTEAQNRTILGYIEAGGREGARLVCGGGALASETGRYIRPTVFGDVTRDMTIFREEIFGPVLTISTFETLDEAIEIANDTVYGLAASIWTTNLETSTQAFRRVRAGRVWVNTTIAGGPELPIGGFKQSGTGRETGIYGVEEYTQVKTVHIALGRREPWVA, encoded by the coding sequence ATGGACCAGAGCAACGCGCTCCACACCCTGCCCGCGCAGCCGCGCGACTTCGGCTTCTTCATCGACGGGCGATGGGAGGAAGCGGGCCCGCGGGCGATCTTCGAGCGCACGAGCCCGGCGCATGACCGCGTCGTCACCCGCATCACCCGCTGCACCCGCGAGGATGTCGACCGGGCCGTCGGCGTGGCGCGCGCCGCCTTCGAGGATGGCCGCTGGTCTCGCCTTTCCGGCGCGGAACGGGCGGCCGTGCTGCTCCGGGCGGCGGCCGGCATCCGCGGGAGGCTGCACGAATTGGCCCTGCTCGAGACGCTGGAGACGGGCAAGCCGATCGGCCAGTCGCTCGGCGAGGTCGAGGGCGGCGCGGGCATCTACGAATATGCGGCCGGCGCGGCCCGGGCGCTGCATGGCGACGCCTTCAACAATCTCGGCGACAGGATGTTCGGCCTGGTGACGCGCGAGCCCATCGGCGTCGTCGGGCTGATCACGCCGTGGAACTTCCCGTTCTTCATCCTGTCGGAGAGGGTTCCCTTCATCCTCGCGGCGGGCTGCACCATCGTCGCCAAGCCGAGCGAGGTGACCTCGGCGACCACGCTGCTGATGGCGGAGATCCTCGCGGAGGCCGGCCTGCCCGACGGCGTCTTCAACGTCGTGACCGGAAGCGGCGCCGAGATCGGCCAGGCCCTCACCGAGCATCCCGACATCGACATGGTGTCCTTCACCGGCTCGACCGCGGTCGGGCGCAAGGCCCTGCTGGCTTCGGCCGGCAATTTCAAGAAGCTGGGGCTGGAGCTCGGCGGCAAGAATCCGCAGATCGTCTTCGCCGACGCCAATCTGGAGGACGCTGCCGACGGCGTGGTGTTCGGCCTGTGCTTCAATGCCGGGCAGTGCTGCGTCAGCGGCAGCCGGCTCGTGGTCGAGAAGTCGGTGGCGGCGCAATTCGAGGCCCTGGTCGCGGACAGGATCGCGCGCCTGCGGATCGGCGACCCCCTCGATCCGCGCACCCAGATGGGCGCCATCGTGACGGAAGCGCAGAACCGGACGATCCTCGGCTATATCGAGGCGGGCGGCAGGGAAGGGGCCCGGCTCGTCTGCGGCGGCGGCGCGCTGGCGAGCGAGACCGGCCGCTATATCAGGCCCACCGTCTTCGGCGACGTCACGCGTGACATGACGATCTTCCGTGAGGAGATCTTCGGCCCGGTCCTGACCATCTCGACCTTCGAAACGCTCGACGAGGCGATCGAGATCGCCAACGACACCGTCTACGGTCTCGCCGCCAGCATCTGGACGACGAATCTGGAGACATCGACGCAGGCGTTCCGCCGCGTCAGGGCCGGCCGCGTCTGGGTCAACACCACCATCGCCGGCGGCCCGGAACTGCCGATCGGCGGGTTCAAGCAATCCGGCACCGGCCGGGAGACCGGCATTTACGGCGTCGAGGAATATACCCAGGTCAAGACCGTCCACATCGCGCTCGGCCGCCGGGAACCATGGGTGGCGTGA
- a CDS encoding GMC family oxidoreductase, with protein sequence MAEQGFDYIIIGGGSAGCVLASRLSEDPDVRVLLLEAGGRDRNPYIHMPVGFAKMTAGPLTWGLVTAPQKHANGREIPYAQARVLGGGSSINAEVFTRGVPADYDRWALEEGCTGWSFKEVQPYFLRSEGNELLASAYHGTDGPLGVSGIRDPQPVSRAFVQSCQQMGIPYNPDFNGAVQEGAGIYQTTIRNARRCSAAVAYLRPAAGRPNLVVQTGCLTSRILLSGSRARGVEYRQDGALKRAMADREVVVTAGAIGSPKTMMLSGIGPADHLRRHGIEVVHDLPGVGQNLNDHFGIDIVYELKGASSLDKYNKPHWMAWAGLQYLLFGSGPVTSNVVEAGAFWYADRAKPVPDLQFHFLAGAGVEAGVPAIPSGSGCTLNSYTLRPRSRGSVTLRSADPADRPVVDPNFIAEPEDLRISAEGIRISREIMNQPALAKYIRREHFPGAQVRTQADFEAYARQYGRTSYHPTGTCKMGVDAMAVVDPHLRVRGLEGLRICDSSVMPSLIGSNTNAPTIMIGEKASDLIRGNR encoded by the coding sequence ATGGCCGAGCAAGGCTTCGACTACATCATCATCGGCGGCGGCTCGGCCGGCTGCGTCCTGGCGAGCCGCCTGAGCGAGGATCCCGATGTCCGGGTCCTGCTGCTGGAGGCGGGCGGCAGGGATCGCAATCCCTATATCCACATGCCCGTCGGCTTCGCCAAGATGACGGCCGGCCCCCTGACATGGGGGCTGGTCACCGCGCCGCAGAAGCATGCCAACGGCCGGGAGATCCCCTACGCCCAGGCGCGGGTGCTCGGCGGCGGCAGTTCGATCAATGCCGAGGTGTTCACGCGCGGCGTCCCGGCGGATTATGACCGCTGGGCCCTTGAGGAGGGCTGCACCGGCTGGTCGTTCAAGGAGGTGCAACCCTATTTCCTGCGTTCGGAGGGCAATGAATTGCTGGCCTCCGCCTATCACGGCACGGACGGGCCGCTCGGCGTTTCCGGCATAAGGGACCCGCAGCCGGTCTCGCGGGCCTTCGTGCAGTCGTGCCAGCAGATGGGCATTCCCTACAATCCGGACTTCAACGGCGCCGTCCAGGAAGGGGCGGGCATCTACCAGACGACGATCCGCAATGCGCGGCGCTGTTCGGCCGCCGTCGCCTATCTGCGGCCGGCCGCGGGGCGGCCGAACCTCGTCGTGCAGACGGGCTGCCTGACCAGCCGCATCCTCCTGTCGGGAAGCCGGGCCAGGGGTGTCGAATATCGCCAGGACGGCGCCCTGAAGCGGGCGATGGCCGATCGCGAGGTGGTGGTGACGGCGGGGGCGATCGGATCGCCCAAGACCATGATGCTGTCCGGCATCGGGCCGGCGGACCATCTGCGCCGGCACGGCATCGAGGTGGTGCATGACCTGCCCGGCGTCGGCCAGAACCTGAACGACCATTTCGGCATCGATATCGTCTATGAGCTGAAGGGCGCTTCCAGCCTCGACAAATACAACAAGCCGCACTGGATGGCGTGGGCGGGGCTGCAATATCTGCTGTTCGGCTCCGGGCCGGTCACCTCCAACGTGGTCGAGGCAGGTGCCTTCTGGTACGCCGACCGCGCCAAGCCGGTGCCCGACCTGCAGTTCCACTTCCTCGCCGGCGCCGGGGTGGAGGCGGGGGTGCCGGCCATCCCGTCGGGGTCGGGCTGTACCCTGAACTCCTACACGCTCAGGCCCAGGAGCCGCGGATCGGTGACGCTGCGCAGCGCCGATCCCGCGGACAGGCCGGTGGTCGACCCCAATTTCATCGCCGAGCCCGAGGATCTCAGGATCTCCGCCGAGGGCATCCGGATCAGCCGCGAGATCATGAACCAGCCCGCTTTGGCCAAATATATCCGCCGGGAGCATTTCCCCGGCGCGCAGGTGCGCACGCAGGCCGATTTCGAGGCCTATGCGCGGCAATATGGCAGGACCTCCTATCATCCGACCGGCACCTGCAAGATGGGGGTCGACGCCATGGCCGTGGTCGACCCCCATTTGCGGGTGCGCGGGCTCGAGGGGCTGCGCATCTGCGATTCCTCGGTGATGCCGAGCCTGATCGGCTCCAACACCAACGCGCCAACGATCATGATCGGCGAGAAGGCGAGCGACCTGATCCGCGGAAACAGGTGA
- a CDS encoding aldo/keto reductase — translation MSLYFERSYQRAFGTFPLRGEELRTAVRDAIATGYRAFDTAQMYGNEAELGEALADSGVGRDELCITTKVHPDNFGEDRFMRSVEASLDALRVDRVDALLLHWPMPGGDNRGPLELLQQARRRGLAAHIGVSNFTAGMMREAVARLDEPLVANQVEFHPLLDQSVLLRAAAETGVPLSSFCSVARGEVFRYPVFGEIAAEYGRTPAQIVLRWILQKGVPITTMSTKPQNIRANFEVMDFVLSSIDMARIDALAATNHRCVDSSKVPWAPDWD, via the coding sequence ATGAGCCTGTATTTCGAGAGGTCCTATCAGCGTGCCTTCGGCACGTTCCCGCTGCGCGGGGAAGAACTGCGGACGGCTGTCCGCGACGCGATCGCCACCGGCTATCGCGCCTTCGACACGGCGCAGATGTACGGCAACGAGGCGGAGCTCGGCGAGGCCCTCGCCGACAGCGGCGTCGGGCGGGACGAACTGTGCATCACCACCAAGGTGCATCCCGACAATTTCGGCGAGGACCGGTTCATGCGCTCGGTCGAGGCGAGTCTGGACGCTCTCCGGGTCGACCGTGTCGACGCCCTGCTGCTGCACTGGCCGATGCCCGGGGGCGACAATCGCGGCCCCCTCGAGCTCCTGCAGCAGGCGAGGCGCCGGGGCCTCGCGGCCCATATCGGCGTGTCCAACTTCACGGCCGGCATGATGCGCGAGGCCGTGGCGCGCCTCGACGAGCCGCTGGTCGCCAACCAGGTGGAGTTCCACCCCCTGCTCGACCAGTCCGTGCTGCTGCGGGCGGCGGCCGAGACCGGCGTGCCCCTGTCGTCCTTCTGCTCGGTCGCCCGCGGCGAGGTGTTCCGCTATCCCGTCTTCGGCGAGATCGCCGCCGAATACGGCCGGACGCCGGCCCAGATCGTCCTGCGATGGATCCTGCAGAAGGGCGTGCCGATCACCACGATGTCGACCAAGCCGCAGAACATCCGCGCCAATTTCGAGGTGATGGACTTCGTGCTCTCCAGCATCGACATGGCCCGGATCGACGCCCTCGCGGCGACCAATCACCGCTGCGTCGACAGCAGCAAGGTTCCCTGGGCGCCGGACTGGGACTGA